One region of Candidatus Electrothrix rattekaaiensis genomic DNA includes:
- a CDS encoding PilZ domain-containing protein: MLKTIQEEKRRYTRIIFNERNRVQAAVALPGEQNPDQQMPASVLNMSEGGMQVSIERKKFQPMQQGDTVFLARIMGVQDLDALRDIPMRLIWIMDNEYLEHVLLGMSFSALSERQRGVLRFFVANRLSSVVERGEGSAISS, translated from the coding sequence ATGCTAAAGACAATACAGGAAGAAAAACGGCGTTATACCAGGATTATTTTTAATGAACGTAATAGAGTGCAGGCTGCTGTTGCGTTACCGGGTGAACAAAACCCTGATCAACAGATGCCTGCTTCTGTCCTGAATATGAGTGAAGGAGGTATGCAGGTTTCCATTGAGCGAAAAAAGTTTCAGCCAATGCAGCAGGGTGATACGGTTTTCCTGGCCCGTATCATGGGTGTGCAGGATCTCGATGCCTTGAGGGATATTCCGATGCGGCTTATCTGGATTATGGATAATGAGTATCTGGAACATGTCTTGTTGGGGATGTCTTTTTCTGCTCTATCCGAGAGACAGCGCGGGGTCCTGCGATTCTTTGTTGCAAATCGTCTTTCCTCGGTTGTGGAGAGGGGAGAGGGAAGTGCGATCAGCTCCTGA
- a CDS encoding transglycosylase SLT domain-containing protein — MKVSLFVPFASLVSFPFFAACSPAVHNTDPFKNINQEEVTIRSFSAEKNSEETEDVNLKKISAPLRLAESTITKSTTAGRTAANNVRRKGVGIPQAVVVYSSELVPIFEVKEKEVETEISEAEEIRKAGRMPGSFSSLPVLKQRNSSSKKFLFRKAGGVPRSFSSLPVLKQRNSSSKRFLPATSYSAVSKELRKSDDVQPIYIPVQSEQELKEELTALEKTGAWGDTGEGKQDALSSYGIQCELPKVFSPVKVKLDLDFLSSIVNRKAVADRKDTVQQEQQEQLEQPEQQPEKAVCDFPVIINKQVEFYLDQFQNRQRNTFRHWLKRSALYLPLIEKELKKAELPRSLAYLAMIESGFNTVAYSPAHASGLWQFIPATARHYGLRIDSWVDERRDPEKATQAAVLYLDALYKRFGDWQLAVAAYNAGEGKIQRGLEQHKAKNFWELAAKDYLPLETKRYVPKLIAAIIIAHDPERYGFQPVPEKSKQYDVVEVPPQTPLSAIAAAGNCSVKKICQLNNELLKNQIPPTKGTYSIKVPAGTSTRIAANLEQVRADEKRKISHRLRKGETLSGIGKRYNISVDMIMRWNDIDDVRRIRAGRMLALYPKGKSDIGSDTSEEEITVSYYKVRNGDSLWSIARKHQVSTKEIKRWNRLSDNLLQPGKKLVIKKS; from the coding sequence ATGAAAGTATCTTTGTTTGTCCCCTTTGCCTCTCTTGTCTCTTTTCCTTTTTTTGCTGCTTGTTCTCCTGCTGTTCATAATACTGATCCCTTCAAGAATATCAATCAGGAAGAGGTTACTATCCGTTCTTTTTCGGCAGAAAAAAACAGTGAAGAAACTGAAGATGTCAATTTGAAAAAAATTTCCGCTCCTCTTCGATTGGCAGAAAGTACAATTACAAAAAGTACAACTGCAGGAAGAACAGCTGCGAATAATGTGCGGCGGAAGGGTGTAGGCATTCCGCAGGCCGTTGTTGTTTATAGCTCCGAGTTGGTTCCTATCTTTGAAGTTAAAGAAAAGGAAGTAGAAACGGAGATCTCGGAGGCGGAGGAGATCAGGAAGGCAGGGAGAATGCCAGGTTCATTTTCTTCATTGCCCGTATTGAAACAGAGGAATAGCAGCTCGAAAAAATTTTTGTTCAGGAAGGCAGGGGGAGTGCCGCGTTCATTTTCTTCATTGCCTGTATTGAAACAGAGGAACAGCAGCTCGAAAAGATTTCTGCCCGCTACCTCATATTCTGCGGTAAGCAAAGAGCTGCGGAAATCTGATGATGTGCAGCCCATCTATATCCCTGTACAATCCGAGCAGGAACTGAAAGAAGAATTGACAGCTTTGGAAAAAACGGGTGCTTGGGGTGATACCGGGGAAGGGAAGCAGGATGCTCTTTCTTCCTATGGAATACAGTGTGAGCTCCCCAAGGTTTTTTCCCCTGTTAAGGTCAAGTTGGATCTGGATTTTCTCTCTTCTATCGTTAACAGGAAGGCTGTTGCCGACAGGAAGGACACTGTACAGCAGGAGCAGCAGGAGCAGCTGGAGCAGCCCGAGCAGCAGCCCGAGAAGGCGGTGTGTGACTTCCCGGTGATCATAAATAAGCAGGTAGAGTTTTATCTGGACCAGTTTCAGAACCGACAACGAAACACCTTCAGGCATTGGTTGAAACGCTCAGCTCTCTATCTGCCGCTGATCGAGAAAGAATTGAAAAAAGCAGAGCTGCCTCGATCCTTGGCATATCTTGCTATGATTGAATCCGGTTTTAATACGGTCGCGTATTCTCCGGCCCATGCTTCCGGGTTATGGCAGTTTATACCCGCTACAGCTCGTCATTACGGATTGCGTATTGATTCCTGGGTGGATGAACGGCGAGATCCCGAGAAAGCGACTCAAGCTGCTGTCTTGTACCTTGATGCCTTATATAAGCGATTTGGTGATTGGCAGCTTGCTGTTGCAGCCTATAATGCAGGTGAGGGGAAAATTCAGCGAGGGCTGGAACAGCACAAGGCAAAGAATTTTTGGGAACTTGCTGCGAAGGATTATTTACCGCTTGAAACAAAGCGGTATGTACCGAAATTGATTGCCGCCATTATTATTGCCCATGATCCTGAACGCTATGGTTTTCAACCGGTTCCCGAGAAGAGCAAGCAATATGATGTTGTCGAAGTTCCGCCTCAAACTCCGTTGTCGGCAATTGCAGCCGCAGGAAACTGTTCGGTTAAAAAAATTTGTCAATTGAATAACGAACTGCTAAAGAATCAAATCCCCCCGACAAAGGGAACGTATTCGATAAAAGTACCTGCCGGGACCAGTACGCGAATCGCAGCGAATCTTGAACAGGTCCGTGCTGATGAAAAAAGAAAAATCAGCCATAGGCTCCGCAAGGGTGAAACTTTGTCTGGGATCGGTAAGCGGTATAATATTTCTGTCGATATGATTATGCGATGGAATGATATTGATGATGTTCGGCGGATTCGGGCTGGTCGCATGCTTGCTCTTTACCCGAAAGGGAAATCCGATATAGGTTCTGATACGAGCGAAGAAGAGATTACGGTCAGTTATTACAAAGTGCGTAACGGTGACTCCCTCTGGTCCATTGCCCGTAAACATCAGGTCTCCACCAAGGAGATCAAACGCTGGAACCGCCTGAGCGACAACCTGCTGCAGCCGGGAAAAAAATTGGTTATTAAAAAGAGTTGA
- the sbcB gene encoding exodeoxyribonuclease I, with translation MTLLWHDYETWGVDPRRDRPAQFAALRTDSELEEVGEPIMLYCRPADDFLPHPEAAMLTGISPQEAAAKGLNEASFFGRINTVFSEPGTCGVGYNSIRFDDEVTRFGFYRNFIDPYAREWQNGNSRWDIIDLVRLAYALRPEDINWPQKKDGRVSFRLEDLTAANGIEHDGAHDALSDVRATIALARLIKELKPRLYNYFFNLRSKHEVARILDLREHEVVFHISGMYPAQQGCIAPVVPLLQHPRNKNEIIVYDLRRDPQNLLHMTVDEMEGNLYTRNDDLPEGVERIALKGVHLNKSPALAPINTLTPELAEQWQIDWQQAEQHRQQLLTDPTLKTRLTELYLRVPDTGILDVDTALYTGFISNNDRRLCDTLLRKSPEELAEWTPGFEDERLRPLYFRYRARNWPETLNEKEADQWRQFREARLLAGEFGNELTLHKYQHILEEMLQQGISEDRQELFTQLVEWVQ, from the coding sequence ATGACATTGTTATGGCATGATTATGAGACCTGGGGAGTGGATCCCCGCCGGGACAGACCTGCCCAGTTTGCAGCTCTTCGAACAGATAGTGAGCTAGAGGAGGTGGGTGAGCCGATCATGCTGTACTGTCGTCCAGCTGATGATTTCCTCCCTCATCCTGAGGCGGCAATGCTGACCGGTATTTCGCCGCAGGAAGCAGCAGCAAAAGGTTTGAACGAAGCAAGCTTTTTTGGGCGAATCAATACCGTCTTTTCCGAGCCCGGAACCTGTGGGGTAGGTTATAATTCCATCCGTTTTGACGACGAAGTAACGCGCTTTGGTTTTTATCGTAATTTTATCGACCCGTATGCCCGTGAATGGCAGAACGGTAATAGTCGTTGGGACATTATTGATTTGGTACGGCTCGCCTATGCTTTACGGCCTGAGGATATCAATTGGCCCCAAAAGAAAGACGGTCGCGTGAGTTTTAGGTTAGAGGATTTAACCGCAGCAAACGGGATAGAGCATGACGGTGCCCATGATGCGCTGTCCGATGTTCGAGCCACCATTGCCTTGGCCCGGCTTATCAAGGAACTCAAGCCGCGTCTTTACAACTATTTTTTCAATTTACGCAGTAAGCATGAGGTTGCCCGGATTTTGGATTTGAGGGAACACGAAGTTGTTTTTCATATCAGCGGTATGTATCCTGCCCAACAGGGGTGCATAGCCCCGGTTGTTCCTCTCCTGCAACATCCGCGTAATAAAAATGAGATTATTGTCTATGATCTGCGCCGAGATCCGCAAAATCTCTTGCACATGACAGTGGATGAAATGGAGGGAAATCTCTACACCCGTAATGATGATTTACCCGAAGGTGTGGAGCGGATTGCCCTTAAAGGAGTGCATCTCAATAAATCTCCGGCATTGGCTCCGATTAATACGCTGACTCCAGAGCTGGCTGAACAATGGCAGATTGATTGGCAGCAAGCCGAGCAGCACCGTCAGCAGCTGTTGACGGATCCTACCCTGAAGACTCGTCTTACCGAGTTGTATCTTCGAGTACCGGATACCGGTATACTTGACGTCGATACCGCCTTGTATACAGGTTTTATTTCCAATAATGATCGCAGGCTTTGTGACACACTGTTGAGGAAGTCACCCGAGGAACTAGCGGAATGGACGCCCGGTTTTGAGGACGAACGTTTGCGTCCCCTGTACTTTCGCTATCGGGCCAGAAACTGGCCTGAAACGCTGAATGAAAAGGAGGCGGATCAATGGCGGCAGTTTCGCGAGGCTCGCCTGCTTGCAGGTGAATTCGGTAATGAACTCACGCTGCATAAGTATCAGCACATTTTAGAAGAAATGTTGCAACAGGGAATATCGGAGGACAGGCAGGAATTGTTTACGCAGTTGGTGGAATGGGTGCAGTGA
- a CDS encoding AMP-binding protein: MKYYVKSCQGVVVKKLLSLAFVLMLRVRYRITVTGLKELKSRTQDKRPVLFLPNHQALIDPVIVMSLLYKTFAPRPLVDEKQSDHPLAKYFMDMVNAIFIPDLNVSSRDAKEQVFAGIEEIAVSLKRGENVLMYPAGHISRGHLEVIGANSGTVSVVHGVPEARVVLLRIRGLWGSRFSRARGLPSLLGDIWKLLFRVLANGLLFMPRRPVHIEIVEPDDFPAGGNRKAINRYLEDFYNTDPDRNTEIPSYWWQGYQSIYHDEVQPEFVQQETDSMPESIRSLVLARLTELSGVEKVQEDDKLAADLGMDSLVLAEFGSWMHQEFGVAPENLEVLQTVSDCILAASGIMPVLSAVPLKPVSSKWFARVEERELRFPQGKTIADLFLYQARQNPDQVILSDQISGDKTWRQLIIGVYALLPEIKHLPEKRVGIMMPASVSAVVSWLVVMFSGKEPVLVNWTSGTANMRYSLQSVGVRQVITAKALTGQLEQRGTELDKVGVTWLYLEDLATRINAGRKITALLKSWLPWRALHQADIAENAAILFTSGSEARPKSVPLTHANFLANALDFAQILSLSSNDRLLGILPVFHSLGLAGTVILPLCTGLRTVYWPNPTEGTQLARMIGAYGATTLITTPTFLHGILRAGKPDLLHSLRLVFSGAEKCPDHVFSALQEKCPQTVLCEGYGVTECSPVITVNAPDAPQLGTVGRVLASMEYVLLDPETDEPVPAGKNGRLLVRGPNVFSGYLGDAPSPFVDFNGKSWYDTGDLMFERDGVLIFAGRLKRFVKMGGEMISLPAIEQVLEAHYPTGEGPVLAVAAMAAIADEHHPELVLLTVLETDRREANQAIRDAGLSPLHNIRFVRKVEEIPLLGTGKTDYTSISKIVNEQ, translated from the coding sequence GTGAAATATTATGTCAAGTCATGCCAAGGTGTTGTCGTGAAAAAGCTGCTCAGTCTGGCCTTTGTACTCATGCTTCGTGTTCGTTATCGTATCACGGTAACGGGGCTTAAAGAGCTCAAAAGCCGTACACAAGATAAACGTCCTGTTCTCTTCCTGCCGAATCATCAGGCCTTGATCGATCCGGTCATTGTCATGAGCCTGCTCTATAAGACGTTTGCCCCAAGACCTCTGGTGGACGAAAAGCAATCCGACCATCCTCTGGCGAAATATTTTATGGATATGGTGAACGCCATCTTTATCCCGGATCTGAATGTCAGCAGTCGGGATGCCAAGGAACAGGTTTTTGCCGGGATTGAAGAGATTGCGGTAAGCCTGAAGCGCGGGGAAAACGTGCTCATGTATCCGGCAGGCCACATATCGCGTGGTCACCTGGAAGTTATCGGTGCCAATAGCGGGACAGTCTCTGTTGTTCACGGGGTGCCGGAAGCCAGGGTCGTCCTCTTGCGCATTCGGGGGTTATGGGGAAGTCGGTTCAGCAGGGCCCGTGGTCTTCCTTCGTTGTTGGGGGATATATGGAAACTGCTTTTCAGAGTGCTGGCCAACGGTCTCCTGTTTATGCCGAGGAGACCGGTGCATATTGAGATTGTTGAGCCGGATGATTTCCCGGCAGGCGGGAACAGGAAGGCAATAAACCGCTATCTTGAAGATTTTTATAATACTGATCCAGACAGAAATACGGAAATACCCTCATACTGGTGGCAGGGATATCAGTCGATCTATCATGACGAGGTGCAGCCGGAATTTGTTCAGCAGGAGACGGACAGCATGCCGGAGAGTATCCGATCCCTTGTGCTCGCACGATTAACCGAGCTTTCCGGTGTGGAAAAGGTGCAGGAGGACGATAAGCTGGCCGCAGATCTCGGTATGGACAGTTTAGTCTTGGCTGAGTTCGGTTCTTGGATGCATCAGGAATTCGGCGTGGCTCCTGAAAATCTGGAAGTGCTGCAAACAGTTTCGGACTGTATCCTTGCTGCCAGCGGGATTATGCCGGTGTTATCCGCTGTGCCGCTCAAGCCTGTTTCCTCCAAATGGTTTGCCCGGGTTGAAGAGCGGGAACTGCGCTTTCCCCAAGGAAAGACCATTGCCGACCTCTTTTTATATCAGGCGCGACAGAACCCGGATCAGGTTATTTTATCCGACCAAATCAGCGGTGATAAAACCTGGCGACAGTTGATTATAGGCGTGTATGCGCTGTTACCGGAAATTAAGCATCTCCCCGAAAAAAGGGTCGGTATCATGATGCCAGCCTCTGTCAGTGCCGTTGTCAGCTGGCTGGTTGTGATGTTCAGTGGCAAAGAACCGGTGCTGGTCAACTGGACCAGCGGAACGGCCAATATGCGCTACTCTTTGCAGAGTGTTGGGGTGCGTCAAGTGATCACGGCCAAGGCTTTAACAGGTCAACTGGAGCAACGGGGAACTGAACTGGATAAGGTCGGTGTGACTTGGTTGTATCTGGAAGATCTGGCTACCCGGATAAATGCCGGGCGGAAAATTACGGCACTGCTGAAAAGTTGGCTGCCCTGGAGGGCATTGCATCAGGCGGATATTGCTGAAAACGCAGCTATTCTTTTTACCTCCGGCTCAGAGGCTCGACCGAAATCCGTCCCCCTGACTCATGCTAATTTTTTAGCTAATGCCCTTGATTTTGCACAAATATTATCTTTATCCTCCAACGATCGCCTGTTGGGTATTCTTCCAGTATTTCACTCTCTCGGCTTGGCTGGTACTGTTATTCTCCCCCTCTGTACTGGTCTGCGCACCGTATATTGGCCTAATCCAACCGAGGGTACACAGCTTGCCCGCATGATAGGGGCCTATGGTGCAACCACCTTGATCACTACCCCCACTTTTCTCCACGGAATTCTTCGAGCTGGGAAGCCCGATCTGCTTCATTCGCTGCGTTTAGTTTTTTCCGGGGCTGAGAAATGTCCTGATCATGTTTTCTCCGCTTTACAGGAAAAATGTCCGCAGACGGTGCTTTGCGAGGGCTATGGCGTGACCGAATGTTCACCTGTGATCACGGTCAATGCCCCTGATGCCCCGCAACTGGGAACTGTCGGGAGAGTACTAGCTTCAATGGAGTATGTCCTGTTAGATCCAGAGACTGATGAACCTGTTCCTGCCGGAAAAAACGGTCGCCTGCTGGTGCGTGGCCCCAATGTTTTTTCCGGTTATTTGGGTGATGCACCGTCACCTTTTGTCGATTTTAACGGAAAATCCTGGTATGATACCGGAGATCTGATGTTTGAGCGGGACGGGGTGCTTATTTTTGCAGGACGCCTGAAGCGGTTTGTTAAAATGGGCGGCGAGATGATCTCTCTGCCCGCGATTGAGCAGGTTCTGGAGGCCCATTATCCGACCGGAGAAGGGCCGGTTCTGGCTGTAGCTGCCATGGCTGCTATAGCTGATGAGCATCATCCAGAACTGGTTTTGCTCACTGTTTTGGAAACGGACAGGCGGGAGGCGAATCAGGCGATTCGGGACGCAGGTCTTTCGCCCCTGCATAATATTCGATTCGTCCGTAAAGTTGAGGAAATACCTCTCCTTGGAACCGGTAAAACTGATTATACGAGTATCAGTAAAATAGTGAACGAACAGTGA
- a CDS encoding transglycosylase domain-containing protein — protein MCRFFRFLFKLFFFFSFLGLLTAAGTLGWIYYLVTEVPCPEMTPENISSILGRESPVYYRDGKEKLGVLFEDIHRQYLKYDQLPEKFINAIVAAEDDQFFNHYGIDFYGIARAMLANFKAGRIVQGGSTITQQTAKNLFKRESRSYEAKLKEMLFALRLEYRFSKEQILEFYCNQFYVSGNGHGLGVAARYYFNKEPNELTLLEAAFIAGSVKQPNFYNPFIKKDKVSTLKARLRAEERAEYVLRNMLKLGMVSQTEYNGAVKEDIMFNRGKTSFALNTIMDLVKEGLESEVITNALTQHGINNISTSGARIISTVDHALQTETLYSLRRDLSRLDVRLRGYNREEVQQEYKEKTGDREITQKGFLFGTIKKIDKTDPEQPIISVSFGPKHPEGFIDRQGLERMLVALVKYRKQRWAKPEKKDLQNLLSRLQPDDKIYVSVREVDFFDGTPTLDLERYPRLQGAALVMQRGMIRAMAGGMENRFFNRAVAAKRLMGSTLKPFLFTAALQLGWTPLDELDNQRNVFLFLGQPYFPRPDHKSPFHHVSLSWAGVKSENVAAVWLLYHLTDRLNPAQLQEMGRFLDMIPRNNGGRKETYQQFSSRMRDTFGIRITSGTLDRAAYELAVQKLEPDFLFDGRAGEYRQWERTHYGLNFSKFRSAIYQDLKKKNLDARQRSENWSRISMLHGSYLQLKAVGQAVQKYRQYIEQLPTWFGNPFAFFNQQTPEDLQEKRPSGTLAENQKGQLVYTMNSKLPEKWQPVSELTLRLRLSRLFSSGKEALWDNVLLEGRVSSASLKMVERQMQVERNALTAHKKYSMQVLPAISDYRVMLGLQYLIRLADECGISSQLDPVLSFPLGSNVISLLEAVSMYETLVTGKNYSVHLPTHENEKKKEAGNEQDGLAIIEQIVGADGEIIYARETAATPVVDQKTNNEINSILHNVIRYGTGRYALKNVRLKSNDDERNAKLQQLDLSLPLMGKTGTANDFRNATFLGYVPTKTEQEGGTLLTEDGYAVGVYVGFDNNDPMKKGTTHISGSQGALPTWSKIAEALYSLEGVADRLDPVDLAFDGISLKYPDTGQYFFSVQHKNGGIRSGRSAGERTVITPNAPVVLGHGAVDKNSGFTMERRFIPFWLNQQP, from the coding sequence ATGTGTCGTTTTTTCAGATTCCTTTTCAAGCTCTTTTTCTTTTTTTCTTTCCTAGGCCTGCTTACCGCTGCTGGCACCTTAGGGTGGATCTACTATTTAGTGACCGAGGTTCCCTGCCCGGAAATGACCCCGGAAAACATCTCCTCTATACTAGGCCGAGAAAGCCCTGTTTATTATCGAGACGGCAAAGAAAAACTCGGTGTACTGTTTGAAGATATTCATCGTCAATATCTCAAATACGATCAACTTCCGGAAAAATTCATCAATGCCATTGTTGCGGCAGAAGACGACCAGTTCTTCAACCATTACGGCATTGATTTCTACGGCATTGCCCGAGCCATGCTCGCAAACTTCAAAGCGGGTCGTATTGTCCAGGGCGGCAGTACTATCACTCAACAAACTGCAAAAAACCTTTTTAAACGCGAATCACGCAGCTATGAGGCCAAACTCAAGGAAATGCTCTTTGCTCTCCGTCTGGAGTATCGTTTCTCGAAAGAACAGATCCTGGAATTTTATTGCAATCAATTTTATGTCAGCGGGAACGGGCATGGCCTAGGGGTTGCTGCCCGATACTACTTCAATAAAGAACCGAACGAATTAACCCTATTGGAAGCGGCATTTATTGCCGGATCAGTCAAACAGCCGAATTTCTACAATCCGTTTATTAAAAAGGATAAGGTATCCACTTTAAAAGCCAGATTACGTGCCGAGGAACGCGCAGAGTATGTTCTGAGGAACATGCTAAAACTGGGCATGGTTAGCCAGACTGAATATAATGGTGCTGTTAAAGAAGATATTATGTTTAATCGCGGAAAAACCAGCTTCGCTCTGAATACCATTATGGATCTGGTCAAAGAGGGGCTGGAGTCTGAAGTGATTACCAATGCCTTGACACAGCACGGGATTAACAACATTTCCACCTCCGGTGCCCGAATTATCAGCACGGTTGATCATGCCTTGCAGACGGAAACCTTATACAGTCTCCGGCGCGACCTTTCCCGCCTTGATGTCCGCCTGCGCGGTTATAACAGAGAAGAAGTTCAGCAGGAATATAAGGAGAAGACGGGAGACAGAGAAATCACCCAAAAAGGATTTCTCTTCGGCACGATTAAAAAAATCGACAAAACTGATCCTGAACAACCGATTATTTCGGTAAGTTTCGGCCCCAAGCACCCGGAAGGTTTTATTGATCGCCAAGGATTGGAACGAATGCTTGTGGCTCTTGTTAAGTATCGCAAACAACGTTGGGCAAAACCGGAGAAAAAAGATCTGCAAAACCTCCTCTCTCGTTTACAGCCTGATGACAAAATTTACGTCAGTGTTAGAGAAGTTGATTTCTTTGACGGCACCCCCACCCTGGATCTTGAACGCTATCCCAGGCTCCAGGGAGCGGCTCTGGTCATGCAGCGGGGCATGATTCGCGCTATGGCAGGCGGCATGGAAAATCGTTTTTTTAACCGGGCCGTTGCCGCAAAACGCCTCATGGGTTCCACCTTAAAGCCCTTTCTCTTTACTGCGGCCCTGCAATTAGGCTGGACTCCCTTGGATGAGCTTGATAACCAGAGAAACGTGTTTCTTTTCCTGGGTCAACCGTATTTCCCCCGACCGGACCATAAAAGCCCTTTTCATCATGTCTCGCTGAGTTGGGCCGGTGTTAAATCGGAAAATGTGGCTGCGGTCTGGTTGCTGTACCATCTCACAGACCGACTCAATCCTGCGCAACTCCAGGAGATGGGGCGTTTTCTTGACATGATTCCCAGGAACAACGGAGGCAGGAAAGAGACCTACCAACAATTCAGCAGCCGCATGCGTGATACCTTCGGCATCCGTATCACCTCGGGAACCCTTGACCGTGCGGCCTATGAACTGGCTGTGCAAAAACTGGAACCCGACTTCCTGTTTGACGGTCGGGCCGGAGAATATCGCCAGTGGGAAAGAACGCATTACGGGCTTAATTTTTCAAAATTTCGCTCGGCAATCTATCAGGATTTGAAAAAGAAAAACCTCGATGCCCGCCAGCGTTCCGAAAATTGGTCCCGCATCTCCATGTTGCACGGGAGCTATCTGCAATTAAAAGCAGTCGGTCAGGCTGTACAAAAATATCGGCAATATATTGAACAGCTCCCCACATGGTTCGGCAATCCTTTTGCTTTCTTCAACCAACAGACACCCGAAGATCTCCAGGAAAAGCGTCCTTCTGGAACCCTTGCTGAAAACCAAAAAGGGCAGCTAGTCTATACGATGAACAGCAAATTGCCGGAAAAATGGCAGCCGGTCAGCGAACTTACTCTGCGGCTGCGACTGTCCAGACTGTTTTCCTCGGGAAAAGAGGCCTTATGGGACAACGTCCTTCTAGAAGGCAGGGTCAGCTCAGCTAGCCTTAAAATGGTCGAACGGCAAATGCAGGTGGAACGAAATGCCTTGACTGCACATAAAAAATATTCGATGCAGGTACTCCCCGCTATCTCTGATTACAGAGTTATGCTCGGTCTGCAATACCTAATACGCCTTGCCGATGAATGCGGCATTTCCAGCCAACTGGATCCGGTACTTTCTTTCCCCCTGGGCTCGAATGTTATCTCCCTGCTAGAGGCTGTAAGCATGTACGAAACGCTGGTGACCGGCAAGAATTATTCCGTTCACCTACCTACTCACGAGAACGAAAAGAAAAAAGAAGCTGGCAACGAACAAGACGGGTTAGCCATTATTGAGCAGATTGTGGGTGCAGATGGCGAAATTATTTATGCGAGAGAAACAGCCGCAACCCCTGTGGTAGATCAAAAAACCAACAACGAGATCAACAGCATTCTCCATAATGTTATTCGTTATGGAACCGGACGCTATGCCCTGAAGAATGTCCGTTTGAAGAGTAATGATGATGAACGAAATGCCAAATTGCAACAATTGGACCTTTCTCTGCCGCTTATGGGAAAAACCGGCACGGCAAATGATTTCCGGAATGCCACTTTTCTCGGATACGTTCCGACCAAAACCGAACAGGAAGGAGGCACGCTTCTTACTGAAGATGGGTACGCCGTAGGCGTGTATGTTGGCTTTGACAACAACGATCCCATGAAAAAAGGTACAACCCATATCAGCGGATCCCAAGGTGCCCTGCCGACGTGGAGCAAGATTGCCGAAGCCCTGTACTCTCTTGAAGGCGTTGCTGATCGTTTAGACCCAGTTGATCTCGCGTTCGATGGAATTTCCCTGAAATATCCAGACACCGGTCAATATTTTTTCTCGGTACAGCATAAAAACGGAGGAATCAGAAGCGGAAGAAGTGCTGGAGAACGAACTGTTATCACACCGAATGCCCCTGTTGTCTTAGGACACGGGGCTGTGGATAAAAACAGTGGTTTTACAATGGAACGTCGATTCATCCCTTTCTGGCTCAATCAACAGCCGTAA